In Pedosphaera parvula Ellin514, the genomic stretch CGGCAAGTGGGAGCGTGACTCTTTCCTGGGCAACCAACCTGCCGTTGACCCTTTATTCAACAACCAATCTCGCCACACCTAACTCTTGGATGATCGTGACCAATATGCCGACGAGCTCCAATGGTCAATGGATTTTGACTCTGCCCACAGACACCGGGTCCGAGGGTTACTTCCGATTACAATGAACCTCCACTCGCTGGTCAGTCGAGCGAGCCCTCGACCTCGGCGTCAATCTCATCGACAGCACCCCCCGATACGGATACCCCGAGCGCTGGAGCGAGCAATACATAGGACGCGTTATGCAAAAGCGCCGCAACGACGTCTCCGAAACCCGCCCCAGGAACATCGATTTATCATCGGACAACGGGTAAACTACCATGCAGCCGACGCCTTAATTTAACGTGCTTTAGGGCGAACGGAATCGGAAGTAACGAATGGAATAATTTGTCCACTGGGCATCGCTAATGTAAACAGATCCGTTGGTAAGGTTGAAGCTTTTCAGGCCGATCCACGCCGGACTCGATAGGTTAGTACACACCTCGACAACAACTGGGATGTTCATCGTCCCTTTGATGGTAAAACCGAAAGAATTACTCTGCACTCCGAAAGTCGAGTCGGCGGTATCTGCCGATGGATTCCAGAGTAGTGTCGGCCGCGCGCCGAATGTTACACCCCACCCAGTTGTTCCCGGCGTGAAATACACGGTTGCGACATTCGCTCCGACGAAGACGCTGCTGCCAAGAGTGGGAGGACCGCCTTCGAAGAATACGCCCTTCAAGTTGCCGCAGGAAGAAAAAGCCGCCAAGTCAATGTTGGTGACGCTTGCCGGGATAAAAATATTTTGAAGGTTGTTACAAAACGAAAAGGTGCCCGACTGAATCGTTGTGAGCCGGGGAAGCACGACGCCGGACAACGTGCTGCAGCCGTAAAATGCGTTGTTGCCGATGTTCGTGACACCGGCAGGTATACTTACTCTAGTGAGTCCGCGCGCGCCGGAAAACGCCGAGTTTCCAATGGAGGTCACTGTCTGCGGGATGACGTAACTGCCCAATTTCGCCGCAGGGAATTGCAGAAGCGTTTTTTCGCTTTTGTCGAGCAAAACCCCATCCACGCTACTGAAACTGCTGTTGAGCGGATCGACTGTGAACGATGCCAGCGCAGCGCATTGCCCGAAAGTTGCAACACCTATGTTTATGACGCTCGCCGGCAGGACGATGTTCGTTAACTTGCTGGAAAATTGAAACGCATAATCGCCGATGAATGCAAGATTCGTTGGAAACGCCGGACTCGACAGGTTTGTGCAATTGTAAAACGCGCCGTTACCGATTCGAACCAGACCATCGGGAAACACGACATTGGTGAGCTTGTAGCAATACTGGAATGCATCGTTCCCAATGTTTGTCACAGTCACTGGCACCGTGTAGTTGCCGGATTTTCCGGCGGGCCAAACAATAAGTGTCGTTTGATCATGATCAAACAGAGCGCCATTCAAAGTAGAAAACGATCCATTCAGCAGATCAACCGTGATGGTTGTGAGATTGGTGCAAAGATAGAACGGTTGAACTCCCAAAGTGCTGACGCCCGTGCCAATATTGATATTCGTGAGCCGATAGCAGTACCCAAATGCGATTGCTCCAATATTTGTGACTGTGTCGGGAATGTTGATACTCGGAAGATTAGTGCAGTTCTGAAAACACCAAACGCCTATGTCGCGAACGCCATTGCCCAGACCGATATTTGTGATGCCGGTGCAGTCGGTGAATGCCGATGTCCCAATCGAAGCAACAGTGTCGGGTATCACCACGTTTTTCACGGCGGTGTTCCCGTAGAATGCACGATCAGCGAGGCTCGTCACTGGCAGGCTGTTGATTGAACCCGGAACGGTCACAAGCCCGCCTGATCCGACATAGCCTGTAATCGACACGGTGGACCCGTCCGTTGAAAACAGCCAGTCCCCGGATTGGTCGGCGTTGGTCACTCTTGAACACGTGAAGATCATTAGGCCGGTCACAAGTGCGACTAATTGAGTTCGGTATCGGAATGAAACCCTCCATTTGATCAACCCACACCTTGGTTCATTTTTGTTCAAACGGGGGTCGGTTCCCGCGTTGGTTCCTAATATCGAAATATTTCTCATTGTTCCTCACTGACGTCGAGCATATGGAATTAAACGGGCAATTCCAACTCCTTCGCGCTAAACAGTGCAATGTATTTACGAAAAAGGCATTGGGTCAAGATTTCTTTCTGTCTCTTACTCCTGCCAGGGAGCAGACTTTTCATACCATAAGCAGTTGAGAGCCGAGGATAGAATCCCTTTGACTTTGTATCTTCGTGGTGACTCCTCGATCCTCAACGATTTTCCATCCAGAATTTTTCGCCGAGGACAAGCTGATTTGGGCTCGTAACACATTAGACGATTTTAGCGATCGGCGTTAGGTTATAAAGTTGCCGGAAAGGAAGCACCGTCAAACATTTGGAGGATGTATGAGAAAGGAAAAACTGATTGCTCTGGCTGCTGCCTGCGTGATGGCCGCAGGGATTGTCGGCACAGAGGCCCAGCCATCGGTACAACTCAACTTTGGAAATCCCGGCTCGCCTTTCGCGCCCAATACAATGTTAGTAGCACCCACTATGCCGCCGCCTCTCTGGAGACAGCCACATCCGATGGCCCCCGGGCCGGGGTTCGTGTGGGTGGACGGTACTTGGGCATGGAACGGAAGCGCATGGGTGTGGGTTCCCGGAACCTGGGCGCGACCGCCGTTTCCCAGGGCCAGGTGGGCTCCCGGCCACTGGGACCGCCGGCGTGGGGGCTCTCAGTGGGTTGGCGGACGTTGGCGATAAGAATCAGGCCGTGTGTGCCGGGTTTCGTCCGAGTTTGAAAACGGTCGGTCCTGGTTATTTACACAATCACAAATTGCAAACGCTGGCGGAAAAATAATTCGATCCCTTGCTCACCTTTCCTGACCTCAATTCGCTTCGGTTCACAATTCTTCGCGAGATCGCAGCGAACCCGGACGCTACACCGCGTTTAGCCTCGCATCAGGCGGGCTTGATGTTCTGGTTCACGCGGAAGAAGTTGGTCGGATCGTAATTCTTCTTGATCGCGACCAGCCGGTCGTAGTTATCGCCGTAGGTGGCGCGGATGCGGTCCTCGCCCTCTTCCATCATGAAATTGAGATAGGCGCCCTTTAGATTGTATGGATGCAGGGCCTCCCAGTATCCTTTGGCCCAGGCCTTGAGCGCCTGCGCATTCGCAGGGTTGGGATCGATGCCACAAATGACCATGGACCAGGTCGCGTCCCTGCAGTTCCACGCGGTTTCATGTCGTTTCACCTCGTGGACCGCGCCGTCTATCGGATAGATATGCGCGAGCGAAGCCTCCGTCGGCGCCTTGGTGGTGTGCTCGATGTGCAGCTCGATGGCGCGGTCAGACAACTCCTTGATGAAGTCACCTTTCCAGTACCACTGCATGCCCTTCGGGAGCAGGGGGTCAAACAGGCTTTGCAGGGCCGGGAACGGCATGGGCCCCATCAAGTCGAGCATGGGTGGCGGCAGCTCTTGGCGAATGGGTTTGACTGCCTCTTCCGCCTTCTCCATCGGCCCAGTGTAGCAACCAACCAGGCCACAGGTCTTCTTTCCCCAGTTGGCCTTGGGGAACGGGTCCACCGAGGGCATAGTTCCCAAATTCACGAACACGCTCAGGTCCAAAGGAGTCTGCGGCAGAAACTGCCGGTACCACTTCATCACCCGCGGCGCGTCTTTCAGTTCCCAGAAGATGGGGCCCCCATAGACTATGCTGACAGGATGAGCTCTGTAGAGGAAGCTCGTCACGACGCCGAAATTTCCCCCTCCGCCCCGCAATGCCCAGAAGAGATCTTCGTGCTCCTTCGCGCTGGCGGTCACCAGCCTCCCGTCGGCCAGCACGACATCCGCCTCCAGCAGGTTGTCAATCGTCAATCCGTATTTTCGCGTGAGGTACCCATGGCCGCCGCCAAGCGTAAGGCCTGCAATGCCGGTCGTTGAGACGATGCCCGCGGGCACGGCTAATCCGAACGCGTGCGCGGCGTGTTCCACGTCGCCCTGCGTGCATCCGGCTTCGGCCCGTACAGTCCGGTTTTGCGGATCAACGCGCACACCCTTCATCAGGGAAAGGTCAATTACCAGCCCGTCATTGCAGCTCCCGAGTCCAGGCCCGTTGTGGCCTCCGCCCCGCAGCGCCGTTAGGAGATCATTCTCGCGAGCAAACCTCACGGCGGAAATAACATCAGCTACATCCGCGCAGCGGACGATCAGCAGCGGCCGTTTGTCAATCATGCCATTGTAGAGCCTGCGGGCTTCCTCGTACTGCGGGTCGCTACGCTGGATTAGTTCGCCGAGCAGCCCAGCCTTGAATTTATCAATCGTTGTGGTGTTTAACATAATAGTCTCCTGGCAGTTCTATGCATTCAATGCTTGTGATTCGAAAAGGGGTCCTTCCTCGTTGTTTACAATTAGCACAAATTTCAAATGCTGGCGGAAAAAATAATTCTGCACTGCGTTTAGCTTTGACCCCATCCTCCAACTCAACGCGGAAATCCACCGTTTGCTTCATTCCTGAGCCTCCGAAATGCTGTGTTGTTGGCATATAACAACTTCTTTGGAACGAAAATGCTTCACCACCAAGGCCACAGTCCGATTCCGACCCTCGCCTCCAAAGTTCAGCCTTTGTGGTTGAATAATTTAGGAGAAATCGCGTTCGGCAACGCAATAAAAACCCGACCGACCAAATGGCGGAAGCGCATTCCTGCGCATTTAACATTGCGACCCATGAACGTCCGCGTAACATGCCCCTAATTGCCAAATCCTAATGGCAGGACAATCATGCGATATCTTTGCGCCATCCTTTGTTTCGCAGCGAGTGTGTGCCTTGCGGTGCCGGACCACTTGCCTGACGTGGTCTTCCGCGATTTGACCGATGTGCCTCGCCACCCGTTGGAGCCAGCGGAGAAGGACGCTTCGGTGCTGGTTTTTTTCTGGCAGGATTGTCCCGTCTCAAATGGCTACGCTCCCGAGTTGAATCGCATCGCCGCCAGCCATACCAACTGCGCGTTTTATATCGTACAGGTTGATCCGGATCTCACGCCTGCCGCCGCCCGGGAACACGCCACACAGTATCGTCTTTCCATGCCAGTTTTGCTTGATCCCAAACATCAACTCGTAAAACTCGCGCGCGCCACCGTAAC encodes the following:
- a CDS encoding leucine-rich repeat domain-containing protein; its protein translation is MTGLMIFTCSRVTNADQSGDWLFSTDGSTVSITGYVGSGGLVTVPGSINSLPVTSLADRAFYGNTAVKNVVIPDTVASIGTSAFTDCTGITNIGLGNGVRDIGVWCFQNCTNLPSINIPDTVTNIGAIAFGYCYRLTNINIGTGVSTLGVQPFYLCTNLTTITVDLLNGSFSTLNGALFDHDQTTLIVWPAGKSGNYTVPVTVTNIGNDAFQYCYKLTNVVFPDGLVRIGNGAFYNCTNLSSPAFPTNLAFIGDYAFQFSSKLTNIVLPASVINIGVATFGQCAALASFTVDPLNSSFSSVDGVLLDKSEKTLLQFPAAKLGSYVIPQTVTSIGNSAFSGARGLTRVSIPAGVTNIGNNAFYGCSTLSGVVLPRLTTIQSGTFSFCNNLQNIFIPASVTNIDLAAFSSCGNLKGVFFEGGPPTLGSSVFVGANVATVYFTPGTTGWGVTFGARPTLLWNPSADTADSTFGVQSNSFGFTIKGTMNIPVVVEVCTNLSSPAWIGLKSFNLTNGSVYISDAQWTNYSIRYFRFRSP
- a CDS encoding YXWGXW repeat-containing protein yields the protein MRKEKLIALAAACVMAAGIVGTEAQPSVQLNFGNPGSPFAPNTMLVAPTMPPPLWRQPHPMAPGPGFVWVDGTWAWNGSAWVWVPGTWARPPFPRARWAPGHWDRRRGGSQWVGGRWR
- a CDS encoding FAD-binding oxidoreductase, whose product is MLNTTTIDKFKAGLLGELIQRSDPQYEEARRLYNGMIDKRPLLIVRCADVADVISAVRFARENDLLTALRGGGHNGPGLGSCNDGLVIDLSLMKGVRVDPQNRTVRAEAGCTQGDVEHAAHAFGLAVPAGIVSTTGIAGLTLGGGHGYLTRKYGLTIDNLLEADVVLADGRLVTASAKEHEDLFWALRGGGGNFGVVTSFLYRAHPVSIVYGGPIFWELKDAPRVMKWYRQFLPQTPLDLSVFVNLGTMPSVDPFPKANWGKKTCGLVGCYTGPMEKAEEAVKPIRQELPPPMLDLMGPMPFPALQSLFDPLLPKGMQWYWKGDFIKELSDRAIELHIEHTTKAPTEASLAHIYPIDGAVHEVKRHETAWNCRDATWSMVICGIDPNPANAQALKAWAKGYWEALHPYNLKGAYLNFMMEEGEDRIRATYGDNYDRLVAIKKNYDPTNFFRVNQNIKPA
- a CDS encoding redoxin domain-containing protein — encoded protein: MRYLCAILCFAASVCLAVPDHLPDVVFRDLTDVPRHPLEPAEKDASVLVFFWQDCPVSNGYAPELNRIAASHTNCAFYIVQVDPDLTPAAAREHATQYRLSMPVLLDPKHQLVKLARATVTPEAVVFGKNGDVLYRGRIDDNYAAFGKKRASARQHDLIDALDAITTGQPVKFKETKAIGCVIQ